The following proteins are co-located in the Pan troglodytes isolate AG18354 chromosome 5, NHGRI_mPanTro3-v2.0_pri, whole genome shotgun sequence genome:
- the KIAA1586 gene encoding E3 SUMO-protein ligase KIAA1586 homolog isoform X1 gives MGDPGSEIIESVPPAGPEASESTTDENEDDIQFVSEGPSRPVLEYIDLVCGDDENPSAYYSDILFPKMPKRQGDFLHFLNMKKVKTDTENNEVSKNHCRLSKAKEPHFEYIEQPIIEEKPSLSSKKEIDNLLLPDCWNEKQAFMFTEQYKWLEIKEGKLGCKDCSAVRHLGLKAEKHVHVSKEWIAYLVTPNGSNKTTRQASLRKKIREHDVSKAHGKIQDLLKESTNDSICNLVHKQNNKNIDATVKVFNTVYSLVKHNRPLSDIEGARELQEKNGEVNCLNTRYSATRIAEHIAKEMKMKIFKNIIEENAKICIIIDEASTVSKKTTLVIYLQCTIQSAPAPVMLFVALKELVSTIAECIVNTLLTTLNDCGFTNEYLKANLIAFCSDGANTILGRKSGVATKLLENFPEIVIWNCLNHRLQLSLDDSISEIKQINHLKIFLDKIYSIYHQPNKNQTKLLGTVAKELETEIIKIGRVMGPRWAACSLQAATAVWHAYPILYMHFSHSYSGLAKRLANINFLQDLALMIDILEEFSVLSTALQSRSTNIQKAQKLIKRTIRALENLKIGTGKYESQIEDLIKSDKFKDIPFNKNNKFNALPRSILLDNIIQHMNLRLLSDRYHEDIFNYFDLLEPSTWPYEEITSPWIAGEKTLFHLCKILKYEVDLNDFREFVNNNIKSNNVSIPTTIYKAKKIVSTIAINSAEAERGFNLMNIICTRVRNSLTIDHVSDLMTINLLGKELADWDATPFVKSWSNCNHRLATDTRVRQKSTKVFHENQLAIWNLQ, from the exons ATGGGAGACCCGGGGTCGGAG ATAATAGAATCTGTCCCTCCAGCTGGCCCTGAGGCATCTGAGTCAACAACGGATGAAAATGAAGACGACATTCAGTTTGTCAGT GAAGGACCATCGAGACCTGTTCTTGAATACATCGATCTGGTCTGTGGTGATGATGAAAACCCTAGCGCCTATTATAGTGAT attctGTTTCCTAAAATGCCAAAACGACAGGgtgattttttgcattttttaaatatgaagaaggtgaaaacagacacagaaaataaTGAAGTGAGCAAAAATCACTGCAGATTGTCTAAGGCAAAGGAACCACATTTCGAGTATATTGAACAACCAATCATTGAAGAAAAGCCATCACTTTcatcaaagaaagaaatagataatCTTTTGCTTCCAGATTGTTGGAATGAAAAACAAGCATTTATGTTTACGGAACAATACAAATGGCTTGAAATAAAAGAAGGTAAATTAGGATGTAAGGATTGTTCAGCAGTTCGGCATTTGGGATTGAAAGCAGAAAAGCATGTCCATGTGTCCAAGGAATGGATTGCATATTTAGTAACCCCTAATGGCAGTAATAAAACTACTAGGCAAGCTTCTCTACGAAAAAAAATTAGGGAACATGATGTTTCTAAAGCCCATGGTAAAATTCAGGATTTGTTAAAGGAATCAACTAATGATTCAATTTGTAATTTAGtgcataaacaaaataataaaaatattgacgCTACTGTAAAAGTTTTCAATACTGTTTACAGTTTAGTAAAACATAACAGACCTTTATCTGATATTGAGGGGGCAAGagaattacaggaaaaaaatggagagGTAAATTGTTTAAATACACGTTACAGTGCAACAAGAATAGCAGAACATAttgcaaaagaaatgaagatgaagatatttaagaatattataGAAGAGAATGCCAAAATCTGTATCATAATTGATGAGGCATCTACAGTTTCAAAGAAAACCACCCTAGTGATTTATCTCCAGTGCACAATTCAGTCAGCTCCTGCACCTGTTATGTTATTTGTGGCTTTAAAAGAATTGGTGTCAACTATAGCAGAGTGTATTGTCAATACATTATTGACTACTTTAAATGATTGTGGTTTTACAAATGAATATTTGAAAGCAAATTTAATTGCATTTTGTTCTGATGGTGCTAATACAATCCTGGGAAGAAAGTCTGGAGTAGCTACAAAATTGTTAGAAAATTTTCCTGAAATCGTCATTTGGAACTGTTTAAATCATCGATTACAATTGTCACTTGATGATTCTATATccgaaataaaacaaattaatcatttaaaaatatttcttgataaaatttattctatttatcaTCAACCTAATAAAAATCAAACCAAGCTTCTAGGAACTGTAGCTAAAGAACTTGAaactgaaattattaaaattggtCGGGTAATGGGACCAAGATGGGCGGCATGTAGTTTACAAGCTGCTACTGCTGTATGGCATGCATATcctatattatatatgcatttttctcattcttactCTGGTTTGGCGAAGAGATTAGCTAACATTAATTTCTTACAAGACCTTGCTTTAATGATTGACATTCTTGAAGAATTTTCAGTACTTTCAACTGCATTACAGTCAAGATCAACTAATATTCAGAAAGCACAAAAATTGATCAAACGTACCATAAGAgctttggaaaatttaaaaattggtacTGGAAAGTATGAATCTCAAATTGAAGATTTGATCAAGTCAGATAAGTTTAAAGATATTccatttaataaaaacaataaatttaatgCTCTTCCTAGGAGTATATTACTAGACAATATAATTCAGCACATGAACCTACGCCTTTTATCTGACAGATaccatgaagatatttttaattactttgatTTGCTGGAACCTTCCACATGGCCTTATGAAGAAATAACTTCACCATGGATAGCTGGtgaaaaaacattatttcatttgtgtaaaattttaaaatatgaagttgaTTTGAATGATTTTCGGGAATTTgtcaataataatataaaatcaaaCAATGTTTCAATTCCTACAACTATATACAAAGCTAAAAAGATAGTTAGCACCATTGCAATCAATAGTGCTGAAGCTGAAAGGGGTTTCAATTTAATGAACATAATTTGTACAAGGGTGAGAAATAGTTTAACAATAGATCATGTATCAGATTTAATGACAATAAATTTATTGGGGAAAGAATTAGCAGATTGGGATGCAACACCATTTGTAAAATCTTGGTCAAATTGCAACCACAGGTTGGCTACAGATACAAGAGTTCGGCAAAAGTCAACAAAAGTCTTCCATGAGAATCAACTGGCTATATGGAACTTACAATAG
- the KIAA1586 gene encoding E3 SUMO-protein ligase KIAA1586 homolog isoform X4 has protein sequence MGDPGSEIIESVPPAGPEASESTTDENEDDIQFVSEGPSRPVLEYIDLVCGDDENPSAYYSDILFPKMPKRQGDFLHFLNMKKVKTDTENNEVSKNHCRLSKAKEPHFEYIEQPIIEEKPSLSSKKEIDNLLLPDCWNEKQAFMFTEQYKWLEIKEGKLGCKDCSAVRHLGLKAEKHVHVSKEWIAYLVTPNGSNKTTRQASLRKKIREHDVSKAHGKIQDLLKESTNDSICNLVHKQNNKNIDATVKVFNTVYSLVKHNRPLSDIEGARELQEKNGEVNCLNTRYSATRIAEHIAKEMKMKIFKNIIEENAKICIIIDEASTVSKKTTLVIYLQCTIQSAPAPVMLFVALKELVSTIAECIVNTLLTTLNDCGFTNEYLKANLIAFCSDGANTILGRKSGVATKLLENFPEIVIWNCLNHRLQLSLDDSISEIKQINHLKIFLDKIYSIYHQPNKNQTKLLGTVAKELETEIIKIGRVMGPRWAACSLQAATAVWHAYPILYMHFSHSYSGLAKRLANINFLQDLALMIDILEEFSVLSTALQSRSTNIQKAQKLIKRTIRALENLKIGTGKYESQIEDLIKSDKFKDIPFNKNNKFNALPRSILLDNIIQHMNLRLLSDRYHEDIFNYFDLLEPSTWPYEEITSPWIAVYT, from the exons ATGGGAGACCCGGGGTCGGAG ATAATAGAATCTGTCCCTCCAGCTGGCCCTGAGGCATCTGAGTCAACAACGGATGAAAATGAAGACGACATTCAGTTTGTCAGT GAAGGACCATCGAGACCTGTTCTTGAATACATCGATCTGGTCTGTGGTGATGATGAAAACCCTAGCGCCTATTATAGTGAT attctGTTTCCTAAAATGCCAAAACGACAGGgtgattttttgcattttttaaatatgaagaaggtgaaaacagacacagaaaataaTGAAGTGAGCAAAAATCACTGCAGATTGTCTAAGGCAAAGGAACCACATTTCGAGTATATTGAACAACCAATCATTGAAGAAAAGCCATCACTTTcatcaaagaaagaaatagataatCTTTTGCTTCCAGATTGTTGGAATGAAAAACAAGCATTTATGTTTACGGAACAATACAAATGGCTTGAAATAAAAGAAGGTAAATTAGGATGTAAGGATTGTTCAGCAGTTCGGCATTTGGGATTGAAAGCAGAAAAGCATGTCCATGTGTCCAAGGAATGGATTGCATATTTAGTAACCCCTAATGGCAGTAATAAAACTACTAGGCAAGCTTCTCTACGAAAAAAAATTAGGGAACATGATGTTTCTAAAGCCCATGGTAAAATTCAGGATTTGTTAAAGGAATCAACTAATGATTCAATTTGTAATTTAGtgcataaacaaaataataaaaatattgacgCTACTGTAAAAGTTTTCAATACTGTTTACAGTTTAGTAAAACATAACAGACCTTTATCTGATATTGAGGGGGCAAGagaattacaggaaaaaaatggagagGTAAATTGTTTAAATACACGTTACAGTGCAACAAGAATAGCAGAACATAttgcaaaagaaatgaagatgaagatatttaagaatattataGAAGAGAATGCCAAAATCTGTATCATAATTGATGAGGCATCTACAGTTTCAAAGAAAACCACCCTAGTGATTTATCTCCAGTGCACAATTCAGTCAGCTCCTGCACCTGTTATGTTATTTGTGGCTTTAAAAGAATTGGTGTCAACTATAGCAGAGTGTATTGTCAATACATTATTGACTACTTTAAATGATTGTGGTTTTACAAATGAATATTTGAAAGCAAATTTAATTGCATTTTGTTCTGATGGTGCTAATACAATCCTGGGAAGAAAGTCTGGAGTAGCTACAAAATTGTTAGAAAATTTTCCTGAAATCGTCATTTGGAACTGTTTAAATCATCGATTACAATTGTCACTTGATGATTCTATATccgaaataaaacaaattaatcatttaaaaatatttcttgataaaatttattctatttatcaTCAACCTAATAAAAATCAAACCAAGCTTCTAGGAACTGTAGCTAAAGAACTTGAaactgaaattattaaaattggtCGGGTAATGGGACCAAGATGGGCGGCATGTAGTTTACAAGCTGCTACTGCTGTATGGCATGCATATcctatattatatatgcatttttctcattcttactCTGGTTTGGCGAAGAGATTAGCTAACATTAATTTCTTACAAGACCTTGCTTTAATGATTGACATTCTTGAAGAATTTTCAGTACTTTCAACTGCATTACAGTCAAGATCAACTAATATTCAGAAAGCACAAAAATTGATCAAACGTACCATAAGAgctttggaaaatttaaaaattggtacTGGAAAGTATGAATCTCAAATTGAAGATTTGATCAAGTCAGATAAGTTTAAAGATATTccatttaataaaaacaataaatttaatgCTCTTCCTAGGAGTATATTACTAGACAATATAATTCAGCACATGAACCTACGCCTTTTATCTGACAGATaccatgaagatatttttaattactttgatTTGCTGGAACCTTCCACATGGCCTTATGAAGAAATAACTTCACCATGGATAGCTG tttacaCATGA
- the KIAA1586 gene encoding E3 SUMO-protein ligase KIAA1586 homolog isoform X3: protein MPKRQGDFLHFLNMKKVKTDTENNEVSKNHCRLSKAKEPHFEYIEQPIIEEKPSLSSKKEIDNLLLPDCWNEKQAFMFTEQYKWLEIKEGKLGCKDCSAVRHLGLKAEKHVHVSKEWIAYLVTPNGSNKTTRQASLRKKIREHDVSKAHGKIQDLLKESTNDSICNLVHKQNNKNIDATVKVFNTVYSLVKHNRPLSDIEGARELQEKNGEVNCLNTRYSATRIAEHIAKEMKMKIFKNIIEENAKICIIIDEASTVSKKTTLVIYLQCTIQSAPAPVMLFVALKELVSTIAECIVNTLLTTLNDCGFTNEYLKANLIAFCSDGANTILGRKSGVATKLLENFPEIVIWNCLNHRLQLSLDDSISEIKQINHLKIFLDKIYSIYHQPNKNQTKLLGTVAKELETEIIKIGRVMGPRWAACSLQAATAVWHAYPILYMHFSHSYSGLAKRLANINFLQDLALMIDILEEFSVLSTALQSRSTNIQKAQKLIKRTIRALENLKIGTGKYESQIEDLIKSDKFKDIPFNKNNKFNALPRSILLDNIIQHMNLRLLSDRYHEDIFNYFDLLEPSTWPYEEITSPWIAGEKTLFHLCKILKYEVDLNDFREFVNNNIKSNNVSIPTTIYKAKKIVSTIAINSAEAERGFNLMNIICTRVRNSLTIDHVSDLMTINLLGKELADWDATPFVKSWSNCNHRLATDTRVRQKSTKVFHENQLAIWNLQ, encoded by the coding sequence ATGCCAAAACGACAGGgtgattttttgcattttttaaatatgaagaaggtgaaaacagacacagaaaataaTGAAGTGAGCAAAAATCACTGCAGATTGTCTAAGGCAAAGGAACCACATTTCGAGTATATTGAACAACCAATCATTGAAGAAAAGCCATCACTTTcatcaaagaaagaaatagataatCTTTTGCTTCCAGATTGTTGGAATGAAAAACAAGCATTTATGTTTACGGAACAATACAAATGGCTTGAAATAAAAGAAGGTAAATTAGGATGTAAGGATTGTTCAGCAGTTCGGCATTTGGGATTGAAAGCAGAAAAGCATGTCCATGTGTCCAAGGAATGGATTGCATATTTAGTAACCCCTAATGGCAGTAATAAAACTACTAGGCAAGCTTCTCTACGAAAAAAAATTAGGGAACATGATGTTTCTAAAGCCCATGGTAAAATTCAGGATTTGTTAAAGGAATCAACTAATGATTCAATTTGTAATTTAGtgcataaacaaaataataaaaatattgacgCTACTGTAAAAGTTTTCAATACTGTTTACAGTTTAGTAAAACATAACAGACCTTTATCTGATATTGAGGGGGCAAGagaattacaggaaaaaaatggagagGTAAATTGTTTAAATACACGTTACAGTGCAACAAGAATAGCAGAACATAttgcaaaagaaatgaagatgaagatatttaagaatattataGAAGAGAATGCCAAAATCTGTATCATAATTGATGAGGCATCTACAGTTTCAAAGAAAACCACCCTAGTGATTTATCTCCAGTGCACAATTCAGTCAGCTCCTGCACCTGTTATGTTATTTGTGGCTTTAAAAGAATTGGTGTCAACTATAGCAGAGTGTATTGTCAATACATTATTGACTACTTTAAATGATTGTGGTTTTACAAATGAATATTTGAAAGCAAATTTAATTGCATTTTGTTCTGATGGTGCTAATACAATCCTGGGAAGAAAGTCTGGAGTAGCTACAAAATTGTTAGAAAATTTTCCTGAAATCGTCATTTGGAACTGTTTAAATCATCGATTACAATTGTCACTTGATGATTCTATATccgaaataaaacaaattaatcatttaaaaatatttcttgataaaatttattctatttatcaTCAACCTAATAAAAATCAAACCAAGCTTCTAGGAACTGTAGCTAAAGAACTTGAaactgaaattattaaaattggtCGGGTAATGGGACCAAGATGGGCGGCATGTAGTTTACAAGCTGCTACTGCTGTATGGCATGCATATcctatattatatatgcatttttctcattcttactCTGGTTTGGCGAAGAGATTAGCTAACATTAATTTCTTACAAGACCTTGCTTTAATGATTGACATTCTTGAAGAATTTTCAGTACTTTCAACTGCATTACAGTCAAGATCAACTAATATTCAGAAAGCACAAAAATTGATCAAACGTACCATAAGAgctttggaaaatttaaaaattggtacTGGAAAGTATGAATCTCAAATTGAAGATTTGATCAAGTCAGATAAGTTTAAAGATATTccatttaataaaaacaataaatttaatgCTCTTCCTAGGAGTATATTACTAGACAATATAATTCAGCACATGAACCTACGCCTTTTATCTGACAGATaccatgaagatatttttaattactttgatTTGCTGGAACCTTCCACATGGCCTTATGAAGAAATAACTTCACCATGGATAGCTGGtgaaaaaacattatttcatttgtgtaaaattttaaaatatgaagttgaTTTGAATGATTTTCGGGAATTTgtcaataataatataaaatcaaaCAATGTTTCAATTCCTACAACTATATACAAAGCTAAAAAGATAGTTAGCACCATTGCAATCAATAGTGCTGAAGCTGAAAGGGGTTTCAATTTAATGAACATAATTTGTACAAGGGTGAGAAATAGTTTAACAATAGATCATGTATCAGATTTAATGACAATAAATTTATTGGGGAAAGAATTAGCAGATTGGGATGCAACACCATTTGTAAAATCTTGGTCAAATTGCAACCACAGGTTGGCTACAGATACAAGAGTTCGGCAAAAGTCAACAAAAGTCTTCCATGAGAATCAACTGGCTATATGGAACTTACAATAG
- the KIAA1586 gene encoding E3 SUMO-protein ligase KIAA1586 homolog isoform X2: protein MGDPGSEIIESVPPAGPEASESTTDENEDDIQFVSILFPKMPKRQGDFLHFLNMKKVKTDTENNEVSKNHCRLSKAKEPHFEYIEQPIIEEKPSLSSKKEIDNLLLPDCWNEKQAFMFTEQYKWLEIKEGKLGCKDCSAVRHLGLKAEKHVHVSKEWIAYLVTPNGSNKTTRQASLRKKIREHDVSKAHGKIQDLLKESTNDSICNLVHKQNNKNIDATVKVFNTVYSLVKHNRPLSDIEGARELQEKNGEVNCLNTRYSATRIAEHIAKEMKMKIFKNIIEENAKICIIIDEASTVSKKTTLVIYLQCTIQSAPAPVMLFVALKELVSTIAECIVNTLLTTLNDCGFTNEYLKANLIAFCSDGANTILGRKSGVATKLLENFPEIVIWNCLNHRLQLSLDDSISEIKQINHLKIFLDKIYSIYHQPNKNQTKLLGTVAKELETEIIKIGRVMGPRWAACSLQAATAVWHAYPILYMHFSHSYSGLAKRLANINFLQDLALMIDILEEFSVLSTALQSRSTNIQKAQKLIKRTIRALENLKIGTGKYESQIEDLIKSDKFKDIPFNKNNKFNALPRSILLDNIIQHMNLRLLSDRYHEDIFNYFDLLEPSTWPYEEITSPWIAGEKTLFHLCKILKYEVDLNDFREFVNNNIKSNNVSIPTTIYKAKKIVSTIAINSAEAERGFNLMNIICTRVRNSLTIDHVSDLMTINLLGKELADWDATPFVKSWSNCNHRLATDTRVRQKSTKVFHENQLAIWNLQ, encoded by the exons ATGGGAGACCCGGGGTCGGAG ATAATAGAATCTGTCCCTCCAGCTGGCCCTGAGGCATCTGAGTCAACAACGGATGAAAATGAAGACGACATTCAGTTTGTCAGT attctGTTTCCTAAAATGCCAAAACGACAGGgtgattttttgcattttttaaatatgaagaaggtgaaaacagacacagaaaataaTGAAGTGAGCAAAAATCACTGCAGATTGTCTAAGGCAAAGGAACCACATTTCGAGTATATTGAACAACCAATCATTGAAGAAAAGCCATCACTTTcatcaaagaaagaaatagataatCTTTTGCTTCCAGATTGTTGGAATGAAAAACAAGCATTTATGTTTACGGAACAATACAAATGGCTTGAAATAAAAGAAGGTAAATTAGGATGTAAGGATTGTTCAGCAGTTCGGCATTTGGGATTGAAAGCAGAAAAGCATGTCCATGTGTCCAAGGAATGGATTGCATATTTAGTAACCCCTAATGGCAGTAATAAAACTACTAGGCAAGCTTCTCTACGAAAAAAAATTAGGGAACATGATGTTTCTAAAGCCCATGGTAAAATTCAGGATTTGTTAAAGGAATCAACTAATGATTCAATTTGTAATTTAGtgcataaacaaaataataaaaatattgacgCTACTGTAAAAGTTTTCAATACTGTTTACAGTTTAGTAAAACATAACAGACCTTTATCTGATATTGAGGGGGCAAGagaattacaggaaaaaaatggagagGTAAATTGTTTAAATACACGTTACAGTGCAACAAGAATAGCAGAACATAttgcaaaagaaatgaagatgaagatatttaagaatattataGAAGAGAATGCCAAAATCTGTATCATAATTGATGAGGCATCTACAGTTTCAAAGAAAACCACCCTAGTGATTTATCTCCAGTGCACAATTCAGTCAGCTCCTGCACCTGTTATGTTATTTGTGGCTTTAAAAGAATTGGTGTCAACTATAGCAGAGTGTATTGTCAATACATTATTGACTACTTTAAATGATTGTGGTTTTACAAATGAATATTTGAAAGCAAATTTAATTGCATTTTGTTCTGATGGTGCTAATACAATCCTGGGAAGAAAGTCTGGAGTAGCTACAAAATTGTTAGAAAATTTTCCTGAAATCGTCATTTGGAACTGTTTAAATCATCGATTACAATTGTCACTTGATGATTCTATATccgaaataaaacaaattaatcatttaaaaatatttcttgataaaatttattctatttatcaTCAACCTAATAAAAATCAAACCAAGCTTCTAGGAACTGTAGCTAAAGAACTTGAaactgaaattattaaaattggtCGGGTAATGGGACCAAGATGGGCGGCATGTAGTTTACAAGCTGCTACTGCTGTATGGCATGCATATcctatattatatatgcatttttctcattcttactCTGGTTTGGCGAAGAGATTAGCTAACATTAATTTCTTACAAGACCTTGCTTTAATGATTGACATTCTTGAAGAATTTTCAGTACTTTCAACTGCATTACAGTCAAGATCAACTAATATTCAGAAAGCACAAAAATTGATCAAACGTACCATAAGAgctttggaaaatttaaaaattggtacTGGAAAGTATGAATCTCAAATTGAAGATTTGATCAAGTCAGATAAGTTTAAAGATATTccatttaataaaaacaataaatttaatgCTCTTCCTAGGAGTATATTACTAGACAATATAATTCAGCACATGAACCTACGCCTTTTATCTGACAGATaccatgaagatatttttaattactttgatTTGCTGGAACCTTCCACATGGCCTTATGAAGAAATAACTTCACCATGGATAGCTGGtgaaaaaacattatttcatttgtgtaaaattttaaaatatgaagttgaTTTGAATGATTTTCGGGAATTTgtcaataataatataaaatcaaaCAATGTTTCAATTCCTACAACTATATACAAAGCTAAAAAGATAGTTAGCACCATTGCAATCAATAGTGCTGAAGCTGAAAGGGGTTTCAATTTAATGAACATAATTTGTACAAGGGTGAGAAATAGTTTAACAATAGATCATGTATCAGATTTAATGACAATAAATTTATTGGGGAAAGAATTAGCAGATTGGGATGCAACACCATTTGTAAAATCTTGGTCAAATTGCAACCACAGGTTGGCTACAGATACAAGAGTTCGGCAAAAGTCAACAAAAGTCTTCCATGAGAATCAACTGGCTATATGGAACTTACAATAG